One genomic window of Desulfuromonas sp. AOP6 includes the following:
- the aspS gene encoding aspartate--tRNA ligase, which yields MNDILGDWKRSHYCGRVTAADIGKDVCLMGWVQRRRDHGGLIFIDLRDREGIVQLALDPDRDPEAHVKADRVRNEYVVAVRGVVSPRPEGTVNPKMFTGEVEVEVRELRVLNTAKTPPFMIDEYADVAENIRLKHRYLDLRRPGIQSNLMLRHRVARTVRTYLDNQGFLEIETPVLTKSTPEGARDYLVPSRVNPGTFYALPQSPQLFKQLLMVSGYDRYCQIVKCFRDEDLRADRQPEFTQIDCEMSFVNRDDVIAIMEGMIAEVFRAAIGVEVVLPMPRMTYAEALARYGVDNPDLRFDLELVEISNLVKDSGFKVFAEVVKGGGIVKALNVKGCASFSRKEIDDLTEFAKIYGAKGLAYVKVTEEGWQSPIAKFFTEQELAALNRVLDAQVGDLLLFVADSYRVSNEALGRLRGHLGHKLGLTSKNDFKFVWITDFPLLEWDGEARRHVAVHHPFTAPMDEDMPMLDGDPGKVRAKAYDLVLNGSEIGGGSIRIHDQAIQSKMFDLMGIGLEEAREKFGFLLDALEFGAPPHGGIAFGLDRLVMILTGSDSIRDVIAFPKTQKATCLMSEAPNLVDEKQLRELSIRLATRPK from the coding sequence GTGAACGACATTCTTGGTGACTGGAAAAGAAGCCATTATTGCGGACGTGTTACCGCTGCAGATATCGGCAAGGACGTTTGTCTCATGGGATGGGTGCAGAGGCGCCGCGACCATGGGGGTCTTATTTTTATTGATCTCCGGGATCGGGAAGGAATCGTTCAGTTGGCTCTCGACCCCGATCGAGATCCCGAAGCACATGTTAAAGCCGACCGGGTTCGCAATGAATATGTCGTTGCTGTGCGCGGGGTCGTTTCCCCACGGCCAGAAGGAACGGTCAACCCTAAGATGTTCACCGGGGAAGTTGAGGTGGAGGTTCGTGAACTGCGCGTTCTCAACACGGCCAAAACCCCCCCCTTCATGATCGACGAATATGCCGATGTAGCCGAGAATATCCGCCTCAAGCACCGCTATCTGGATCTGCGGCGCCCAGGGATTCAGAGCAATCTCATGCTGCGGCATCGCGTCGCCCGTACGGTCCGCACCTATCTCGACAATCAGGGCTTTCTCGAAATAGAAACCCCGGTGCTGACCAAAAGCACCCCCGAGGGCGCTCGCGATTATCTGGTCCCCAGCCGTGTCAATCCAGGCACTTTCTATGCGTTGCCCCAGTCTCCCCAGCTGTTTAAACAGCTCCTCATGGTCTCCGGCTATGATCGCTATTGCCAGATTGTCAAATGTTTCCGTGATGAAGACTTGAGGGCTGATCGTCAACCGGAGTTCACCCAGATCGACTGCGAGATGAGTTTTGTCAATCGCGATGACGTGATTGCCATCATGGAAGGGATGATTGCCGAAGTTTTCCGCGCGGCTATTGGTGTGGAAGTGGTCCTGCCCATGCCTCGCATGACCTATGCAGAAGCCTTGGCGCGCTACGGGGTGGATAATCCTGATCTGCGCTTTGATCTGGAGTTGGTGGAGATTTCCAACCTGGTCAAGGATTCCGGTTTTAAAGTCTTTGCCGAAGTGGTCAAAGGGGGGGGGATCGTCAAAGCACTTAACGTCAAAGGGTGTGCCTCCTTCTCCCGCAAGGAGATTGACGATCTCACGGAGTTTGCCAAAATCTATGGAGCCAAAGGTCTCGCCTACGTCAAGGTTACTGAGGAAGGGTGGCAGTCTCCTATTGCCAAGTTTTTTACAGAGCAGGAACTTGCCGCGCTCAATCGCGTTCTGGATGCCCAGGTTGGCGACCTTCTGCTGTTCGTCGCCGACAGCTACCGGGTCTCTAACGAGGCGCTGGGCCGGCTGCGTGGACACCTGGGTCACAAGCTTGGCCTGACCAGCAAGAACGATTTCAAGTTCGTATGGATCACGGATTTCCCTCTCCTCGAGTGGGACGGTGAGGCACGGAGACATGTTGCTGTGCACCATCCCTTCACGGCGCCAATGGACGAAGATATGCCCATGCTCGATGGGGATCCCGGCAAGGTCAGAGCCAAGGCCTACGACCTGGTGCTCAATGGGTCGGAGATCGGTGGTGGCAGTATCCGTATCCATGATCAGGCCATCCAGAGCAAGATGTTCGATCTCATGGGAATCGGGCTTGAAGAGGCCCGGGAGAAGTTCGGCTTTCTGCTCGACGCTCTCGAATTCGGCGCACCTCCCCACGGAGGAATCGCCTTCGGGCTGGACCGTCTTGTCATGATTCTGACCGGATCCGATTCGATCCGGGACGTAATCGCTTTCCCGAAGACGCAGAAAGCAACCTGTCTGATGTCTGAGGCGCCTAATCTGGTAGACGAAAAACAGCTTCGGGAGCTCTCGATCCGCCTGGCAACACGCCCTAAATAG